TGCTTTCCGGACGGTCAATTCTGTGTCTTCAACGGCAGCACACAGGGTGAGAAGTCTATGATAGATGCCGCCAAAAAACTGAAGCCAAAAAATTCTAAAGGATTTCAATACGCAACTGCCAGCGGCTATCAGAAACTTATTTCTGGCCAAAGCCATATTATAATGGATGTCGGCAAGACCCCACCGGCGACCTATAGCCAAAACGCCCATATCGCACCATTGGCGTTCGAGTTCGCACATAATACCCAACGCATTTTTGTTAATTGTGGGCCTAATCTTGTAAATGGCAATGAGTGGCGAGAGGCGTCGCGCACCCCAGCGGCACATAACACGCTGAGCTTTCCAAGCTTGTCATCAAACTTTTTTATAAAAAGCGATTTCTCCAAAAAAATGCTTGGGACGAGATTATCAACATCAAATTTAAAATGTGTCGCAAGACGTATCGAAGACTCCGGAGGCACCTGGCTTGAAGCCTCGCATAATTTGTTTGCGAAATTAAACGGCTATTCGCACCATCGGCGCATTTATCTGATGACGGATGGATATGACTTTCGGGGAGAGGATTCACTTCTCCCATCCGGCAAAACCCAAACACCATCTAAATTTGCCATTCGGTTTCACCTTCATCCCAATATTAATGCCTCCGCATCCTCTGACGGAAAATCCGTTTTACTCGCCTATAAAAGAGGCCCGGGTTGGATATTTCTGTGCAGTGGGACACATCTGGAGAGCATGCAAGTCATGGAAAGTGTTTATATGGGGCAGCATGGCTATCCGGTGCGTAGCAACCAAATCGTTCTGACTGGCATGCCTGACAGCAATGGTGCTTTTATCAATTGGGGTCTGAAAGTTGCCCACGACATTGAGTAAAAGTGAGGCGGACTTACCTTGCTCGGCCCGTCGAATCCCTGCATATCGACTCTATGTTGCCCGTTTACTTTTAAGCCGTTTTAAAAGTTCAATTTATGAAAAAATAATGTCATTCAAAAGGAGATATAGGTTTGGTTAGTTCTTTACGTCCGGTTTCAAGAGCCTTGATTTCGGTATCCGACAAGGATGGCATTGTCGATTTCGCAACAGCTTTGGCAGAAAAAAATATCGAACTCGTCTCGACCGGTGGCACGGCAGAAACACTTTCCAAAGCAGGGCTTACCGTTCGTGATGTGTCAGAATTAACCGGCTATCCAGATATGATGGACGGGCGTGT
This sequence is a window from Candidatus Micropelagos thuwalensis. Protein-coding genes within it:
- a CDS encoding heparinase II/III family protein, which produces MHYTDLIAAFILRVFWKCKRWLLIYLPKKPLLEGPYPEPGISYPTSLNPGNPARGEAWLNGDYSLRGAIVNAPGNNPFYLRPPNEEWAMSLQSFDWLQHIIALNTPKTNMIAVQAIQDWVTYTSLSNRLAWRSEIIARRLMVWSQALPFLMPFMTTIDRAKVLTSMGTQARYLEHMVESTLPGYARIVSACGLTYSAFAITGGSGRLQTGIRILCRELKKQILQDGGHISREPKHLAQLLMDLTAIRLAMQQRHIEVPQDINASCNLISSAIDFYCFPDGQFCVFNGSTQGEKSMIDAAKKLKPKNSKGFQYATASGYQKLISGQSHIIMDVGKTPPATYSQNAHIAPLAFEFAHNTQRIFVNCGPNLVNGNEWREASRTPAAHNTLSFPSLSSNFFIKSDFSKKMLGTRLSTSNLKCVARRIEDSGGTWLEASHNLFAKLNGYSHHRRIYLMTDGYDFRGEDSLLPSGKTQTPSKFAIRFHLHPNINASASSDGKSVLLAYKRGPGWIFLCSGTHLESMQVMESVYMGQHGYPVRSNQIVLTGMPDSNGAFINWGLKVAHDIE